In one Halosimplex halophilum genomic region, the following are encoded:
- a CDS encoding DUF7115 domain-containing protein: MDIPDLVKGALDGEEIQAGVSLGDEDAVCLTPTRTLVYRGEGLLSDETVEEYSHDIEQLAVSEGRRKTKFTMQYIDGTESFTVPANRGEKVLELFLEGVLRLDGVIGDRESLAGVYRFSELTLIIAEGRLIKHIGSQVWSEDYEVYAYDDVTGLEFERASVATSIALSVEGRPQRIKVPNDKAPVVRQTLEGALFDYYDVANVEELNRVVGPETDAGGVEPADEDTGDGFSFGDDFDPLVSDEADLAESVEGEERLADDPGAGQPPRQPGGQPEGQPGGRSDDPATGRAADAADGQTADAGGDTADPATGGSSEPVARSGAGSGGSEDRETETEATADRQPDAQQADTGRGETQQADTRRSDTQQADTAGTTDRRGGTDDTAGRTSATDGTADSTAGADASADRTVDDTADTTVDDTADRTVDDTADTTATESGGTSTAGASAASASGTGGEVEPAPITREEFEAMAERLEELTDAVDRQNELLKRQHRALKRLVQQDSE, from the coding sequence ATGGACATCCCGGACCTCGTCAAGGGGGCACTCGACGGCGAGGAGATCCAGGCCGGCGTCTCGCTCGGCGACGAGGACGCGGTCTGTCTCACACCGACGCGAACGCTCGTCTACCGCGGCGAAGGCCTGCTCAGCGACGAGACGGTCGAGGAGTACTCCCACGACATCGAGCAGCTGGCGGTCTCGGAGGGGCGCCGCAAGACGAAGTTCACGATGCAGTACATCGACGGCACCGAGTCGTTCACGGTCCCGGCCAACCGCGGCGAGAAGGTGCTCGAACTGTTCCTCGAGGGCGTGCTCAGGCTCGACGGCGTCATCGGGGACCGCGAGTCGCTGGCCGGCGTCTACCGGTTCAGCGAACTCACGCTCATCATCGCCGAGGGGCGGCTGATCAAACACATCGGTAGCCAGGTCTGGTCCGAGGACTACGAGGTCTACGCCTACGACGACGTGACCGGTCTCGAGTTCGAGCGCGCCAGCGTCGCAACGAGCATCGCGCTCTCGGTCGAGGGTCGTCCCCAGCGCATCAAGGTGCCCAACGACAAGGCGCCCGTCGTCCGCCAGACGCTCGAAGGGGCGCTGTTCGACTACTACGACGTGGCGAACGTCGAGGAACTCAATCGCGTCGTCGGGCCGGAGACGGACGCGGGCGGCGTCGAACCCGCGGACGAGGACACCGGAGACGGCTTCTCGTTCGGCGACGACTTCGACCCGCTGGTCAGCGACGAGGCGGACCTCGCCGAGTCCGTCGAGGGCGAGGAGCGACTCGCCGACGACCCGGGGGCGGGACAGCCCCCGCGACAGCCGGGCGGCCAGCCGGAGGGCCAGCCCGGCGGCCGGTCCGACGACCCGGCGACCGGTCGGGCCGCCGACGCCGCGGACGGCCAGACGGCCGATGCGGGAGGCGACACCGCCGACCCGGCGACCGGCGGGTCCAGCGAGCCGGTCGCCCGCTCCGGAGCGGGCTCCGGCGGGAGTGAGGACCGGGAGACCGAAACGGAGGCGACGGCCGACCGGCAGCCCGATGCGCAGCAGGCCGACACCGGACGGGGAGAGACACAGCAGGCGGACACCCGTCGGTCGGACACCCAGCAGGCCGACACCGCGGGGACGACCGACCGCCGGGGCGGGACGGACGATACCGCTGGTCGGACGAGCGCGACCGACGGGACGGCCGACTCGACAGCGGGCGCGGACGCGTCGGCCGACCGCACCGTCGACGACACGGCGGACACCACGGTCGACGACACCGCCGACCGCACCGTCGACGACACCGCGGACACCACGGCTACCGAGTCGGGCGGCACCTCGACCGCGGGCGCGTCCGCGGCGTCGGCGAGCGGGACCGGCGGGGAGGTCGAGCCCGCGCCGATCACCCGCGAGGAGTTCGAGGCGATGGCCGAGCGGCTGGAGGAGCTGACCGACGCCGTCGACCGGCAGAACGAACTGCTCAAGCGCCAGCACCGCGCGCTCAAGCGACTGGTCCAGCAGGACTCCGAGTAG
- a CDS encoding DUF5830 family protein, whose product MDDRVELGVELLANLEHAELSLAEAVDRIETVTSDPAVTREILETAERRGIIDREGDTVVPTTGDYVSFEGGDVVSKDGEFTCQRCGAGITTGYFIEFDAGEHGPFGSSCIRKVTGRED is encoded by the coding sequence GTGGACGACCGCGTCGAACTCGGCGTCGAACTGCTCGCCAACCTCGAACACGCCGAGCTGTCGCTGGCCGAGGCCGTCGACCGCATCGAGACGGTGACCAGCGACCCGGCGGTCACCCGCGAGATCCTCGAAACCGCCGAGCGCCGGGGGATCATCGACCGCGAGGGCGACACCGTCGTCCCGACGACCGGCGACTACGTCAGCTTCGAGGGCGGCGACGTGGTCAGCAAGGACGGGGAGTTCACCTGCCAGCGCTGCGGCGCCGGCATCACCACCGGCTACTTCATCGAGTTCGACGCCGGCGAACACGGACCCTTCGGTTCCTCGTGCATCAGGAAGGTCACCGGCCGCGAGGACTGA